GGGCGAATCCCGCGCCCTGCACATGGCTGTCAAAAACAACAAGACCCGTAAGCGCTTCACCCGGCTGGCCCAGCGCCTCGCGCCTGTGGAGTAGCATGGGGGCACAAATTGTCGTTCTGAAACTCCAGCCCGTTTGCACTGCGGATTTTAAAGAAACAGTGCCGACCAGGATTCATTATGAAATACCTTGATGACTCATGGGAAAGAAACGAGCATTTCAGTTTTTTCCAATCGCGCAGAAACCCATGCTTCAGTGTTTCTTTTTCAGCAAATATTGCAAGGCTGTGTGAAATAAAAGCTCAGAATGGCTTTCGGCTTACGGATTGTATCTATTTTGCCGCCATGCTTGCCGTTCATGGTGTTGCAGGATTTAGACAGCGCATAGTCAATTTGCGCCCTGCGGAATTTGAACGCATTGATGCGGCGTTTACCTACATCCCCAAGGGCAGAAAACTGCATTGCAACTGCGTTGCGAAATTTGACCCAAAATTTTCCGTCTTCAGCAGCAATATCAGTGCTGCGCGGGCTATTGCCGACCAGAATCCAACGCTTTGCCCCAAGGGCGGCGACGTGCAAAGCTTGATCTACTTTAGCTGCGTGCCAGACATTCCCATACTTTCAGCAACAAATCCCTG
This genomic window from Desulfovibrio sp. UIB00 contains:
- a CDS encoding CatA-like O-acetyltransferase → MKYLDDSWERNEHFSFFQSRRNPCFSVSFSANIARLCEIKAQNGFRLTDCIYFAAMLAVHGVAGFRQRIVNLRPAEFERIDAAFTYIPKGRKLHCNCVAKFDPKFSVFSSNISAARAIADQNPTLCPKGGDVQSLIYFSCVPDIPILSATNPWGDPWIDSVPRILFGKKDDAGNVTISIEALHSFIDGIHLAEFYKLFTQIIESPHEYFS